In Candidatus Nealsonbacteria bacterium, the sequence GAAAACAGTCATTTTTTACGAAGAAGATATTCCAATACCAGCTAAAAAGATTGTATTGAAACATATTGTGGAAAAAGCTTACTGCACAAATTGCAAAAAATGGAGTACGGGTATTCCGCTCCCGTCTGCTAAAGTAATTCTCGGACCGAATGTCCAAAAATACACCTGTTACCTATCCACCATCTGCAGGCTTTCTTTTTCTCAAATCCAGGAAATACTGCAAGACACCTACCAGATTCATATCTCAGAGGGAGAAATTGCCAAAATATTAAACCGAGAAGCAGTCAAGTTGAGGCCTTTCTATGAACAGTTGAAAGTGAAAATCCGGGGAGAACCGGTCATTCATTTAGACGAGACTAGCTGGAAAATATTCATGGGAGACGGATACACTCCATATTCTTGGGTGATGAGTGGCAGCATTTCCAAAGAGAATGTTTTTCTGGTTGGAAAATCAAGGGGTAAAGGCAATACGGAACATTTAATCGGAGAAGACTTCAACGGTGTTGTGGTGTCCGATGATTACGGAGTCTACCGAAAACTGAACAAGCATCAGCTGTGCTGGGCTCATTTAATCAGGAAGTTCAGAGATTTAGCCAAGTCCGGAGAACTGGATGAAAAAACTAGACTGCATTGTAAAAATGAATACCAAAAATTGTGTTTGATTTACGAGGATTTGAAACAAAATCGAAAGATTGAAAAATATGCGGGATTTTCTGAAAGATTGACTAAACTTTCCCGCCTTAGAAAACTTGATCCGC encodes:
- a CDS encoding IS66 family transposase, with product MDMSRVELSKTEIKKRLIRLRNIEFLYEKQRLKIRHLRDENRELRQEIKRLNVIVADQQKTIDDMKLQIEELRVMVFGKKKKSKEIDDNDLTPPTEKVERTSDSFKRPIPTEVTEIKNHPLNQCACGAKTSKKKTVIFYEEDIPIPAKKIVLKHIVEKAYCTNCKKWSTGIPLPSAKVILGPNVQKYTCYLSTICRLSFSQIQEILQDTYQIHISEGEIAKILNREAVKLRPFYEQLKVKIRGEPVIHLDETSWKIFMGDGYTPYSWVMSGSISKENVFLVGKSRGKGNTEHLIGEDFNGVVVSDDYGVYRKLNKHQLCWAHLIRKFRDLAKSGELDEKTRLHCKNEYQKLCLIYEDLKQNRKIEKYAGFSERLTKLSRLRKLDPQKLIRVKTTLVKNIPKYLTCLSDSRIPLTNNQAERSLRHLILKRKISFGSLTKRTADNLAILLSVLMSLRQRFQSNFFLEYLRV